From Candidatus Neomarinimicrobiota bacterium, the proteins below share one genomic window:
- a CDS encoding adenylosuccinate synthase gives MSVSIVMGAQWGDEGKGKIVDTLAEKADLVIRYQGGANAGHTVIHGNKKYVLHLIPSGIISGQSVNIIGNGCVVDPILLLQEIEILRDQGITVDPRHLLIAENAHIVTPLHKWLDSLQNAHIGTTKRGIGPAYEQKARRNGIRFDMIAEDRYQSILDSQLAEIQKLTETVYHQEFPDNMEDELTECFRSAQKLLPFVKETSSVIAQAVNSGKEVLYEGAQGTLLDIDHGTYPFVTSSSTTIGGAYTGSGVYVHFDHRIGIVKSYTTRVGEGPFPTELFDEDGEKLRQNGHEFGATTGRPRRCGWLDLPLLKKAIRINGFNSLVLTKISCLSGFDTLKIAVDYHGNQPIYQELAGWQDPVEGMTDWNTLPKNCQYYVQFIEEALGVPFGMISTGPDRDNIIVRHTSANDIPRR, from the coding sequence ATGAGTGTATCAATTGTCATGGGAGCCCAATGGGGTGATGAGGGGAAAGGGAAAATTGTCGATACCCTGGCCGAAAAGGCGGACCTGGTAATTCGTTACCAGGGAGGGGCCAATGCCGGCCATACCGTAATTCATGGAAACAAAAAATATGTCCTTCATCTGATTCCCAGCGGGATTATATCCGGCCAATCTGTCAATATCATCGGAAACGGTTGTGTTGTGGATCCCATACTCCTGCTTCAAGAAATTGAAATTCTGCGGGATCAGGGAATTACTGTAGATCCCCGCCATCTTCTGATCGCTGAAAATGCCCACATAGTCACACCACTCCACAAATGGCTTGATTCCCTGCAAAATGCCCACATCGGCACAACCAAACGGGGAATTGGTCCGGCTTATGAACAAAAAGCCCGCAGAAACGGCATCCGTTTTGATATGATCGCCGAAGACAGATATCAATCCATCCTGGACTCTCAACTTGCTGAAATCCAAAAGTTGACGGAAACTGTTTATCACCAGGAATTCCCTGATAATATGGAGGATGAACTGACTGAGTGTTTTCGTTCAGCTCAAAAACTTCTACCCTTTGTGAAAGAAACATCATCTGTGATTGCCCAAGCTGTGAACTCAGGAAAAGAGGTTCTCTATGAAGGAGCGCAGGGGACGCTCCTGGATATCGATCACGGCACCTATCCCTTTGTCACATCATCCAGTACAACTATTGGAGGGGCTTATACAGGATCCGGTGTGTATGTCCATTTCGACCATCGGATCGGTATCGTGAAATCGTATACAACCCGGGTTGGTGAAGGTCCATTCCCAACGGAGCTTTTTGATGAAGACGGTGAAAAACTTCGGCAAAACGGACATGAATTCGGAGCCACTACCGGCCGACCCCGACGCTGTGGCTGGCTGGATCTGCCGCTCCTGAAAAAAGCCATTCGAATCAATGGCTTCAATTCCCTGGTTTTAACGAAAATCAGCTGCCTGTCTGGATTCGATACCTTAAAAATTGCTGTCGATTATCATGGTAACCAGCCGATTTATCAGGAACTTGCAGGTTGGCAAGATCCAGTGGAAGGGATGACGGACTGGAACACACTCCCCAAAAACTGTCAGTATTATGTTCAATTTATCGAAGAGGCTCTGGGAGTTCCTTTTGGGATGATTTCAACCGGTCCGGACCGGGATAATATCATTGTCAGACATACATCGGCCAATGATATACCACGACGGTAA
- the guaA gene encoding glutamine-hydrolyzing GMP synthase: MKTLFQNEKILILDFGSQVTQLIARRIRESHVYCEIHPYNMPLKDIKAFNPKGIILSGGPSSVYDVNAPKPPDEIYELGIPILGICYGLQLIAQHFGGHVDKAAEREYGRAELSILNEEDLFNKLQLSKGRLTVWMSHGDRIEHLPEDFEILARTDNAPVAAIRNRDKNIYAIQFHPEVAHTDQGKDILKNFILKICDVQPVWTPLNFVESQLEKIREKVGGKRVLCGLSGGVDSSVVALLLHKAIGDQLTCVFVNNGLLRLHEAEDVQRAFREHFKINLVYVDAEERFLKALEGVVDPERKRKIIGNLFIDIFEDEARKLGEFEFLAQGTLYPDVIESVSFKGPSATIKSHHNVGGLPEKMHFKLIEPLRELFKDEVREVGFQLGLDEKILHRHPFPGPGLAIRVLGDITRDKLDTLRKADYIAIEELRNHGLYRKIWQAFCVLLPVQSVGVMGDERTYENTIVFRAVTSLDGMTADWAHIPYNVLSRISNRIINEVNGVNRVAYDISSKPPATIEWE; this comes from the coding sequence ATGAAAACACTCTTTCAGAATGAAAAGATTCTTATCCTGGATTTCGGATCCCAGGTGACCCAGCTGATAGCCCGGAGAATACGTGAATCCCATGTCTACTGTGAAATCCATCCTTATAATATGCCTTTGAAGGATATAAAAGCTTTCAATCCCAAGGGAATCATCCTATCCGGTGGACCGTCCAGTGTGTATGATGTAAATGCCCCCAAACCCCCGGATGAAATTTACGAATTGGGTATTCCCATTTTAGGAATCTGTTACGGACTGCAATTAATTGCTCAACACTTTGGCGGGCATGTGGATAAAGCAGCAGAAAGAGAATACGGCCGGGCGGAATTGAGCATTTTGAATGAAGAAGATTTATTCAATAAACTTCAATTGTCAAAGGGACGGTTGACGGTTTGGATGAGTCATGGGGACCGGATCGAACATTTGCCGGAAGATTTTGAAATCCTGGCAAGGACAGATAATGCTCCGGTTGCGGCAATCCGAAACAGAGACAAGAACATTTACGCGATCCAATTCCATCCGGAAGTAGCCCATACGGATCAGGGAAAAGACATTCTAAAGAATTTCATTTTGAAAATCTGTGATGTCCAGCCGGTCTGGACTCCCTTGAATTTCGTGGAGTCCCAACTTGAAAAAATCCGGGAAAAAGTGGGAGGGAAGCGGGTTCTTTGTGGTCTGTCCGGCGGAGTGGACAGTTCTGTTGTAGCTCTTCTTCTCCACAAGGCAATCGGTGATCAGCTGACCTGTGTTTTTGTGAATAACGGCCTGTTAAGACTCCATGAAGCGGAAGATGTTCAGCGTGCTTTTCGTGAACATTTTAAGATCAACCTCGTCTATGTGGATGCAGAGGAACGTTTCCTGAAAGCTCTGGAGGGTGTTGTCGATCCCGAAAGAAAACGGAAGATTATCGGTAATCTCTTCATTGATATTTTTGAGGATGAAGCCCGCAAACTGGGAGAATTTGAATTTTTGGCCCAGGGGACCCTTTATCCTGATGTAATTGAATCGGTGTCTTTTAAGGGACCTTCAGCAACCATTAAAAGTCACCATAACGTTGGGGGACTCCCGGAGAAGATGCATTTTAAGCTTATAGAGCCCCTGAGAGAGCTTTTCAAGGACGAAGTCCGTGAAGTGGGATTCCAGCTCGGCCTGGACGAAAAAATCCTTCACAGGCATCCTTTTCCGGGTCCAGGACTTGCAATCCGAGTTTTGGGGGATATTACACGGGATAAACTGGATACATTGCGGAAAGCAGATTATATCGCTATTGAGGAATTACGGAACCACGGACTCTACCGAAAAATATGGCAGGCCTTTTGTGTACTCCTGCCGGTTCAAAGTGTTGGGGTTATGGGTGATGAAAGAACCTATGAAAATACCATTGTATTCAGGGCAGTGACCAGTCTGGACGGCATGACTGCCGATTGGGCCCATATCCCTTACAACGTATTAAGCCGCATATCAAACCGTATCATCAATGAAGTTAACGGCGTGAACAGAGTCGCTTACGATATCAGCTCCAAACCGCCTGCAACAATAGAATGGGAATAA
- a CDS encoding IMP dehydrogenase, which produces MAKKIINEPSRTLMEYRLLPGYTTDETSIDKISLETTLAWTPEGEQELKLNIPVVSAAMQSVSGVEMGIELARLGGLAFIFCSQTIENEAAMIRDIKSYKAGFVDPFYVHPDMLIGDVFEISKSKGFNTFPVVDVNHKLLGILTKNDYSGTHHAHLKVSERMIPREQLVVGVNISDIKEANKLLRESHQSVLPIVNEEDQLKNLVFRKDVRNHMNYPLELLDDRKRLLTGAAVNTHDYRERVPALEEAGADILTVDSSDGFSIYQKQALEWISANYSHLPVIGGNIITGKGFRFLVDCGARAVKVGMGGGSICITQEQKGTGRGLASAIIDVVNERNRYFEETGKYIPVVADGGIVDSKDVTIALALGADYVMMGRYFARMEESPTEKIQLSNRIMKPYWGEGSARAREWKSARYYQMKFVEGVEGFVQYAGKLRDNLPETLSKIKASMSSCGVTTIREFHEQAELEIVSALSIREGKVHDIYMPNDSSDYKSDKY; this is translated from the coding sequence ATGGCAAAAAAAATCATTAATGAACCATCCCGGACTCTTATGGAATATCGTCTTTTGCCGGGATATACAACGGATGAAACATCCATTGATAAAATATCCCTGGAAACAACATTGGCATGGACACCTGAGGGAGAGCAGGAACTTAAACTCAATATTCCTGTTGTTTCAGCCGCTATGCAGAGTGTTTCCGGTGTGGAGATGGGCATTGAACTGGCCAGGCTGGGCGGACTGGCATTTATTTTCTGTTCACAAACCATAGAGAATGAAGCGGCCATGATCCGGGATATTAAAAGCTATAAAGCCGGTTTTGTGGATCCCTTTTATGTACATCCGGATATGCTGATCGGCGATGTTTTCGAAATCAGCAAAAGCAAGGGTTTTAACACTTTTCCTGTGGTTGATGTCAATCATAAGTTGTTGGGAATTCTTACAAAAAATGATTACAGCGGGACCCATCATGCCCATTTAAAAGTTTCCGAGCGGATGATTCCACGGGAACAGCTGGTTGTGGGTGTCAATATTTCCGATATCAAGGAAGCCAACAAATTATTAAGGGAAAGTCATCAGAGCGTTCTTCCCATTGTGAATGAAGAGGATCAACTGAAAAACCTGGTTTTCCGTAAAGATGTCCGTAACCACATGAATTATCCTCTGGAATTGCTGGATGACCGGAAACGTCTTTTGACCGGAGCCGCTGTAAACACCCACGATTACAGAGAGCGGGTCCCGGCCCTTGAAGAAGCCGGTGCTGATATTCTGACAGTGGATTCATCCGATGGTTTTTCAATCTATCAAAAGCAGGCATTAGAGTGGATATCGGCAAATTATTCCCATCTTCCGGTTATTGGAGGCAATATTATTACAGGAAAAGGATTTCGATTCCTGGTGGATTGCGGTGCCCGGGCGGTAAAGGTGGGTATGGGCGGGGGATCCATTTGCATCACTCAGGAACAAAAGGGGACAGGTCGTGGACTTGCATCGGCGATTATTGATGTGGTGAATGAAAGAAACCGGTATTTTGAAGAGACAGGCAAATATATCCCCGTCGTTGCAGATGGGGGGATCGTAGATTCCAAAGATGTTACCATCGCCCTGGCGTTGGGTGCGGATTATGTAATGATGGGTCGTTATTTTGCCAGGATGGAGGAATCCCCCACGGAAAAAATTCAACTTAGCAACCGGATTATGAAACCCTATTGGGGAGAAGGCTCTGCCCGGGCCAGGGAATGGAAATCTGCCCGGTACTACCAGATGAAATTTGTTGAAGGTGTGGAAGGTTTTGTCCAGTATGCAGGTAAACTCCGGGACAATCTGCCGGAAACCCTTTCAAAAATCAAGGCATCTATGTCTTCCTGTGGTGTCACTACCATCCGGGAGTTCCATGAACAGGCAGAGCTTGAAATTGTCTCGGCATTGTCCATCCGGGAAGGGAAGGTCCACGATATCTATATGCCTAATGATTCTTCAGACTATAAATCCGATAAATATTGA
- the add_1 gene encoding adenosine deaminase, producing MSHHQNYDPKLREVIQKFPKAELHCHLDGSLRPDTLFDLAKQNNVNIPYENKNDLMEFLRFEKGESLEVFLKKFDLTLSVLQTPDALERVAYELAEDASAENIKWLEVRYSPILHVNNDMGTVDNLEAVIRGLKKAEMDFGIRGGVIICGMRSISPDISYNLAELAVAYKNRGVVGFDLAGPEENYPAKDHENAFRLVLKNNINITIHAGEAYGPESIHQAVHYCGAHRIGHGTRLTEDGDLLNYINDHRICLEICLTSNVQTGAVQSLKKHPFKYFKDYGLRLCLNTDNRLISNTTLTDELCLAYHTFNLKLKDIKDVLIDGFKSSFMHHRDRVRLIREVSPIMDEMIRDFDKQES from the coding sequence ATGTCACATCATCAGAACTATGATCCCAAATTAAGGGAAGTCATTCAAAAATTTCCAAAAGCTGAGCTGCACTGTCATCTGGATGGTTCACTCAGGCCGGATACCCTTTTTGATCTTGCCAAACAAAATAATGTCAACATCCCTTATGAAAATAAAAATGATTTAATGGAGTTCCTTCGCTTTGAAAAGGGTGAATCGCTGGAAGTCTTTCTGAAAAAATTCGATTTAACATTGAGTGTTCTCCAGACTCCCGATGCTCTTGAAAGAGTAGCCTACGAACTGGCTGAAGATGCTTCCGCGGAAAACATCAAATGGCTGGAAGTACGGTATTCACCCATTCTGCATGTGAATAATGATATGGGAACGGTTGATAATCTGGAAGCTGTAATCCGGGGGCTGAAAAAAGCGGAGATGGATTTTGGAATCCGTGGCGGCGTAATCATCTGTGGCATGAGAAGTATCAGTCCCGATATCTCTTATAATCTGGCAGAACTGGCCGTTGCCTATAAAAACAGGGGTGTTGTGGGATTTGATCTGGCTGGGCCGGAAGAAAACTATCCGGCTAAAGACCACGAGAATGCGTTCAGGCTGGTTTTAAAGAACAATATTAATATTACGATTCATGCCGGCGAAGCATACGGACCTGAAAGTATTCATCAGGCGGTCCATTATTGCGGGGCACACCGCATTGGCCATGGAACACGTCTGACGGAAGATGGAGATCTGCTCAATTATATCAATGATCATCGCATTTGCCTTGAAATATGCCTCACCAGCAATGTCCAGACAGGGGCTGTCCAAAGCCTGAAAAAACACCCTTTTAAATATTTTAAAGATTACGGACTCCGTTTGTGTCTGAATACGGATAATAGGCTGATTTCCAACACCACACTTACCGACGAACTGTGTCTGGCATATCATACTTTCAATTTGAAATTGAAAGACATTAAAGACGTCCTGATTGATGGTTTTAAAAGTTCTTTTATGCATCATCGGGATCGGGTCCGGCTCATTCGGGAAGTGTCTCCCATCATGGATGAAATGATCCGTGATTTTGATAAACAGGAATCCTGA
- a CDS encoding MBL fold metallo-hydrolase, with protein MNTPYIHVLGTGTSVPEAGNAPSSYWVKVRDKALLIDAGPGIAQEIVNNGYNLTDIHTIFLTHIHSDHCLGLPEILFGIIHGEQNIHHSINICVSAAYTKFIEDGLLKVWHPWFKKSKHVTYQITPCVSGKELFVNDVTITPFKVNHHDSSLGYHMRTKDISLSFTGDTDVFDIHQVEELKTQILFLDSSTSDPQKIPGHLTVQESVRLVENSNISRVYLSHFMPGEQKKIKKYLKKRGKKGRSEILLAEKGKKIPL; from the coding sequence ATGAATACACCTTACATACATGTCCTTGGGACCGGCACATCGGTTCCTGAAGCAGGTAATGCACCATCATCGTATTGGGTAAAGGTTAGGGATAAAGCCTTACTGATCGATGCAGGTCCGGGTATCGCACAGGAAATTGTCAATAATGGTTATAATTTGACAGATATACATACCATTTTCCTGACCCATATTCACTCAGATCATTGCCTGGGTCTTCCGGAAATCCTTTTTGGCATTATTCACGGTGAACAAAATATTCATCACAGCATAAATATATGTGTATCAGCTGCTTATACAAAATTTATAGAAGACGGATTACTTAAAGTATGGCATCCGTGGTTTAAAAAATCTAAACATGTAACGTATCAGATAACTCCGTGTGTTTCAGGAAAAGAGCTTTTTGTCAATGATGTGACCATCACACCTTTTAAGGTAAATCATCATGATAGCAGTTTAGGATATCATATGAGAACTAAAGATATATCTCTGTCATTCACCGGAGATACAGATGTATTTGATATTCACCAAGTTGAAGAGTTAAAAACTCAAATCCTGTTTTTGGACAGCAGTACAAGTGATCCACAAAAAATTCCGGGACATTTAACAGTACAGGAATCTGTCAGATTGGTAGAGAATTCCAACATATCCAGGGTATATTTGTCCCATTTTATGCCTGGAGAACAAAAAAAGATCAAAAAATATCTTAAAAAAAGAGGGAAGAAGGGGAGATCTGAGATCTTATTAGCTGAAAAGGGAAAAAAAATACCCCTGTGA
- the leuS gene encoding leucine--tRNA ligase has translation MAKSYPFQDIEKKWQRVWEKNKTFKTQEDPGKEKFYILDMFPYPSGQGLHVGHPEGYTASDIIARFKRMNNFNVLHPIGFDAFGLPAETYALQTGTHPRITTENNIATFTRQLKQFGFSYDWDRVVNTTDPHYYKWTQWIFIQLFKKGLVYEAESPVWWCEELKSVLANEEVVDGKSERGGYPVRRIMLKQWMLKITAYADRLLEGLDKLDWPESIKEMQRNWIGRSEGAEVLFPVHGHPETIKVFTTRPDTLFGATYMVLSPEHPLVDKICTPEHKTDIKKYQEEAALKSDLDRTELAKEKTGVFTGAYAINPVNEEKIPIWIADYVLISYGTGAIMAVPAHDQRDWEFARKFHLKIVPVLEGGDISQEAFVEDGTHINSGFINGMNKKDAIDTMIRWLEEHNAGERAINYKLRDWLFSRQRYWGEPIPLYKDEEGNVYALEEDELPLELPEVEKYEPSGSGQSPLAAIRDWVEFTRNGKTYYRETHTMPQWAGSNWYYLRYIDPHNSEKLVDSEKEKYWMPVDFYIGGAEHAVLHLLYARFWHKVLYDLGVVSTDEPFQKLMNQGLILGEDGEKMSKSRGNVVNPDEIIHEYGADTLRVYEMFMGPIERPKPWSTQGLAGINRFLNRIWRLFIEEDGTLTDKITDDHASGQNVKVYHETVKILTEHIESCRFNTAISQLMVFINECYKEKTLNRSFMNGFVKLLSPFAPHLAEELWEKMGNTDELTYSSWPEYEEKYLIEATIDYPVQINGKVRTVITVPKNISRGDLEAVVFENDRVQKYTAGKPIRKFIVVPEKIITIVI, from the coding sequence ATGGCAAAATCTTATCCATTTCAAGACATCGAAAAAAAATGGCAACGTGTTTGGGAAAAAAATAAAACATTCAAAACGCAGGAAGACCCGGGCAAAGAAAAATTTTACATTTTGGATATGTTTCCTTATCCATCCGGACAGGGTTTGCATGTAGGTCATCCTGAAGGATATACAGCCAGTGATATTATTGCCCGGTTCAAAAGGATGAATAATTTTAATGTGCTTCATCCCATCGGTTTTGATGCATTCGGTTTGCCTGCAGAAACGTATGCCCTTCAGACAGGCACTCATCCCAGAATCACCACAGAAAATAATATTGCCACATTTACAAGGCAGTTGAAACAATTCGGTTTTTCATACGATTGGGACCGGGTTGTGAACACAACAGACCCTCATTATTACAAATGGACTCAGTGGATATTCATTCAGCTATTCAAAAAGGGACTGGTCTATGAAGCCGAATCTCCTGTTTGGTGGTGTGAAGAACTGAAATCGGTTCTGGCCAATGAAGAAGTGGTGGATGGAAAAAGCGAGCGGGGTGGATATCCTGTCCGCCGGATAATGCTGAAACAGTGGATGTTGAAAATTACCGCCTATGCCGACCGGTTGCTTGAAGGATTGGATAAACTGGACTGGCCCGAATCCATCAAAGAGATGCAGAGAAACTGGATAGGGCGGAGTGAAGGTGCTGAAGTTCTTTTTCCCGTGCATGGCCACCCTGAAACCATCAAAGTTTTTACCACACGTCCGGACACACTTTTTGGTGCCACATATATGGTCCTATCCCCTGAACATCCACTTGTTGATAAAATATGTACACCCGAGCACAAAACCGATATTAAGAAATACCAGGAAGAAGCCGCGTTAAAAAGTGATTTAGACCGTACCGAGTTGGCTAAAGAGAAAACCGGGGTATTCACGGGTGCTTATGCGATTAATCCGGTGAATGAGGAAAAAATTCCGATCTGGATTGCCGATTATGTCCTCATCAGTTATGGAACAGGTGCTATCATGGCCGTTCCTGCTCATGATCAACGCGACTGGGAATTTGCCCGTAAGTTTCATTTGAAAATTGTACCGGTTTTGGAAGGTGGGGATATCTCTCAGGAAGCCTTCGTTGAAGACGGTACTCATATCAATTCAGGTTTTATCAACGGCATGAACAAAAAAGATGCCATTGACACCATGATCCGTTGGCTGGAAGAACACAATGCGGGGGAGAGGGCTATCAATTATAAACTCAGGGACTGGCTATTCTCGCGTCAACGTTACTGGGGCGAACCCATTCCGTTGTATAAAGATGAAGAAGGCAATGTATATGCCCTTGAGGAGGATGAACTTCCCCTGGAATTACCCGAAGTAGAAAAATATGAACCTTCCGGGAGTGGACAGTCACCTTTGGCTGCTATCCGGGATTGGGTTGAATTTACCAGGAATGGCAAAACATATTACCGGGAAACTCACACGATGCCTCAGTGGGCTGGCTCTAACTGGTATTATCTGCGTTACATCGATCCTCACAATTCCGAAAAGCTGGTAGATTCCGAAAAAGAGAAATACTGGATGCCGGTGGATTTCTACATCGGTGGTGCAGAACATGCAGTCTTACATTTACTTTACGCCCGTTTCTGGCATAAAGTCCTGTATGATCTTGGTGTTGTTTCTACGGATGAACCCTTCCAAAAGCTTATGAATCAAGGACTTATACTTGGTGAAGACGGTGAAAAAATGAGTAAATCCCGGGGAAATGTGGTGAATCCTGACGAGATTATTCATGAATACGGTGCAGACACATTACGGGTATATGAAATGTTCATGGGACCTATAGAACGGCCAAAACCGTGGTCTACCCAGGGATTAGCAGGTATTAACCGTTTTCTCAACCGGATATGGCGGCTTTTTATTGAAGAAGATGGGACACTGACAGATAAAATCACAGACGATCATGCATCCGGGCAGAACGTTAAAGTGTACCATGAAACGGTAAAAATCCTGACTGAACACATCGAATCGTGTCGGTTTAATACAGCCATTTCACAATTAATGGTATTCATTAATGAATGTTATAAAGAAAAAACACTGAACAGGTCATTCATGAACGGATTTGTGAAATTGTTGTCGCCTTTTGCACCTCATCTGGCAGAAGAATTATGGGAGAAAATGGGGAATACCGATGAATTAACGTATTCAAGCTGGCCGGAATATGAAGAAAAATATCTCATTGAGGCGACTATTGATTATCCGGTTCAAATAAACGGCAAAGTACGCACCGTGATAACCGTTCCCAAAAACATCAGCAGGGGAGACCTTGAAGCCGTTGTTTTTGAAAATGATCGTGTACAAAAATATACTGCTGGAAAACCTATTCGGAAATTTATCGTAGTTCCGGAAAAAATCATCACTATCGTGATCTGA
- a CDS encoding Na/Pi symporter, with amino-acid sequence MNKYTSGLIKTLQILGLLYLFLLSIELIGLGFKLFGKEFAHALMETTSSPFVGLFIGILVTSMVQSSSTVTSIVVGMVAGGTLTISGAIPIVMGSNIGTSVTNIIVSMGSLSRRNEFRSAFSAAVVHDFFNVLSVLILFPLQISFNVLGVLSKELADIFVGSSGVTFKSPLKLIVNPLASYLADLLNKNPVLIVILALIFLFIALRYIVVVLKSVFINKAENFFDKVIFKSTFTALAFGLILTVLVQSSSITTSLIVPIVGSGILTLYQVFPYTVGANIGTTITAILASLVTGKTEALIVAFAHFMFNVTGAILILSIPFLRNIPLWGAKKFSELVYNNRYISVLFLIIFFFIIPLLVIFLSR; translated from the coding sequence ATGAACAAATATACAAGCGGCCTGATCAAGACTTTACAGATCCTTGGACTGTTATACCTTTTTCTCCTGAGTATTGAATTGATTGGTTTGGGTTTTAAACTGTTCGGTAAAGAGTTTGCCCATGCTCTGATGGAAACAACTTCATCCCCTTTTGTGGGGCTTTTTATTGGGATTTTGGTAACCAGTATGGTTCAAAGTTCGTCGACAGTTACATCCATAGTGGTAGGAATGGTGGCAGGGGGAACCTTAACGATTTCAGGGGCTATTCCTATTGTTATGGGATCCAATATCGGGACCTCTGTAACCAACATTATTGTCTCGATGGGATCCTTATCCAGACGAAATGAGTTCCGAAGTGCCTTTTCGGCAGCCGTTGTCCACGATTTTTTCAATGTTCTTTCAGTCCTTATTCTTTTTCCTCTGCAAATATCTTTTAACGTTTTGGGGGTTTTATCCAAAGAACTTGCAGATATTTTTGTAGGATCATCCGGAGTAACCTTTAAAAGTCCATTGAAGCTGATTGTGAACCCCCTGGCATCTTACCTTGCGGATCTTCTAAATAAAAATCCGGTTTTAATTGTGATACTCGCCCTCATCTTTCTTTTTATTGCATTGCGGTATATCGTGGTTGTTTTAAAAAGTGTTTTTATTAATAAAGCAGAAAACTTTTTTGACAAAGTCATTTTCAAATCAACCTTTACAGCCCTTGCCTTTGGTTTGATCCTGACGGTTCTTGTCCAGAGCAGTTCCATTACCACATCACTCATAGTACCTATTGTGGGATCGGGAATCCTGACGCTGTATCAGGTATTTCCCTATACTGTCGGAGCTAATATCGGCACAACGATTACAGCAATTCTGGCTTCCCTTGTCACAGGTAAAACAGAAGCATTGATCGTTGCCTTTGCCCACTTTATGTTCAATGTTACCGGGGCAATTTTAATTCTTTCTATTCCGTTTTTACGAAATATCCCCCTGTGGGGCGCAAAAAAATTCTCAGAACTTGTCTATAATAACCGGTATATATCTGTACTCTTCTTAATCATCTTTTTCTTTATTATTCCATTATTGGTCATCTTTTTATCGCGTTGA